Genomic segment of Streptomyces sp. NA02950:
GGCCTCGGCCCCGGCGGTCAGCCGTACGGCGTCGGCGTAGAAATCCGCGCCCTTGTCCGGCAGCTCGGCCCATTTCGCGTACCAGCCGCCCTGACGGGTCATCCGGCGGTGGTGGCGGCGCCCGTACCACCAGCGCGGCAGCAGCCCGAACACCGGTCGGCGCAGCCAGTACCAGGCGGTGCCCGGGATTCCGGGCGGCGGCTCCTCGCCACCGCTCATGGTCTCCAGCGCCCGCAGCACGGCGGAGCTCGAGCAGCGCGCCTCGTAGATCTGGTTCCGTAACTCCTTGGGCTGCGCGTCCACCTGCGGCCTGGTGAGGTCGGCCTCGACGACGGCGCACATCAGCCGGAACTGCGAGAGCCGCAGCTTGCCGAAGCCCCCCGGCCGGTTGCGCACCAGCTCTTCCTCGATCTTCTGGAAGGTCTTCCCCACCCGCTCCCGTGGCGGGCCCTTGATCTTCCCCGCCACCTGCGCGAACGGAATCCGGGCCCTGCCGCCCGCGCTGAAGCGCGCGCACAGGCCATCGGCGATCCGCTCCGCATTGGTCGCTTCGGTGAGCTGTGTGAGCAGGATCTGCGGGGCCGGGCCCCGCTGTCCGGGCGGCAGCAGAACGAGCTGTTCGAGCGATTCGACCAGCGATTCGATTTTGGGCAGCGGTGGCACCGCGGCAGTCATAAGCATCCCCCCGACCCATCATCCCCGCCCGCTCCGGAGAGCACCAGACTCCTCACACAGAGCGACAGACATTTTCCGGTGTTGGCCGTATGGGGGACGAGGGGAAACCGAAGATGACCGTCGGGGCGCCAGACCGCCGGGCGCCAAGATGTCAGACCGTCAGCACGACCTTGCCGAACAGATCGCCGCCCGCCATCTTCTCGAACCCCTCGCGGGCCCGGTCCAGCGGCAGCACCGAGTCGATCACCGGTCGCACCCCGTGCGCCGCGCAGAAGCTGAGCAGATCCTCCAGCTCGTCCTTGCTGCCCATCGTGGAGCCGACGACCTTCAGCTCCAGGAAGAAGATCCGGTTGAGCTCGGCGGCCTTGGGGTTGGGGCCGCTGGTGGCGCCCGAGATGACCAGGGTGCCGCCGGGCTTGAGCGACTTGACCGAATGCGACCAGGTCGCGGCGCCGACCGTCTCCATCACCGCGTCCACCCGGTGCGGCAGCCGCTCCCCCGGCTCGAACGCCGCCTCGGCGCCCAGCTCGACGGCACGCTTGCGCTTGGCCTCGTCCCGGCTGGTCGCCACGATCCGCAGACCGGCCGCGGCGCCCAGCACGATCGCGGCGGTGGCCACCCCGCCGCCCGCGCCCTGCACCAGCACACTGTCGCCGGGGCGCACCCCCGCGTTGGTGAAGAGCATGCGGTACGCGGTCAGCCAGGCCGTCGGCAGACAGGCCGCCTCCTCGAAGGACAGCTCCTTCGGCTTGGGCAGCAGATTCCAGCTGGGCACGGTGACCTTCTCCGCGAAGGTGCCCTGGTAGCGCTCGGTGAGGATGGAGCGGGGTTCGTGCGGGCCGACACCGTGGCCGCTCTGGCCGATGACCGAGTGGAGGACGACCTCGTTGCCGTCCTCGTCGATCCCGGCCGCGTCACAGCCGAGGATCATCGGCAGCGACTCCTCGCCGAGCCCGACGCCGCGCAGCGACCACAGGTCGTGGTGGTTGAGCGAGGCCGCCTTGACCCGGACGGTGCTCCAGCCCGGCCGTACCTCCGGCTCGGGGCGCTCGCCCAGTTCAAGACCGCTCAGCGGCTGGTCACGGTCGATACGTGCGGCGTAGGCAGCGAACATGATCCTGACCATAGGCCGCGGCGGGGACGCGGCGGAACCACACCGGGGTGTGACACGCACCGCGCCGCAGCCCCCCGGAGCGGTGCGGGCGGGCGCATACGGCGACGGGCCGGGCCGCTTCCCCCTCACGGAGGAACCGGCCCGGCCCGTCACTCAGCTCACTCAGCTCACTCAGCCGATGGCGCGTCAGCGCTCGTCAGTGCTCGTCAGCGTCGGTCAGCTTTGGTCAGTTTTGGTCAGCGTTCGTCAGCGCCGCGCCACACCCTCGGCGCGCGCGGCCGCA
This window contains:
- a CDS encoding zinc-binding dehydrogenase produces the protein MFAAYAARIDRDQPLSGLELGERPEPEVRPGWSTVRVKAASLNHHDLWSLRGVGLGEESLPMILGCDAAGIDEDGNEVVLHSVIGQSGHGVGPHEPRSILTERYQGTFAEKVTVPSWNLLPKPKELSFEEAACLPTAWLTAYRMLFTNAGVRPGDSVLVQGAGGGVATAAIVLGAAAGLRIVATSRDEAKRKRAVELGAEAAFEPGERLPHRVDAVMETVGAATWSHSVKSLKPGGTLVISGATSGPNPKAAELNRIFFLELKVVGSTMGSKDELEDLLSFCAAHGVRPVIDSVLPLDRAREGFEKMAGGDLFGKVVLTV